Within Caldalkalibacillus thermarum, the genomic segment CCCCAACGGGGGTGAAAAATACATCAGGAGTCGAAAGGACGTGACTCCAAAAAAAATTACACGGAGGTTGATAGGAAATGATTATCAACAACAACATCCCTGCGTTAAACACACATCGCATGCTAGCGGCAAATAACTTAGCTGCTCAAAAAGCAATGGAAAAGTTGTCTTCCGGT encodes:
- a CDS encoding flagellin N-terminal helical domain-containing protein; amino-acid sequence: MIINNNIPALNTHRMLAANNLAAQKAMEKLSSG